Proteins co-encoded in one Actinobacillus succinogenes 130Z genomic window:
- the ftsL gene encoding cell division protein FtsL translates to MSDQPLLNSERYPLQDLIIQDLCELNKTVVALILAITCTAVSTVWITHQTRMLVAEKGELVFEKQALENEFVNLKLEETTLSDNTRIEAISTVKLGMKRVEPEQEVVILE, encoded by the coding sequence ATGTCGGATCAACCGTTATTAAACAGTGAACGTTATCCGTTGCAGGATTTAATTATTCAAGACTTATGCGAATTAAATAAAACCGTTGTCGCATTGATTTTAGCGATAACTTGTACGGCCGTCAGTACTGTGTGGATCACCCATCAAACACGTATGCTGGTGGCGGAAAAAGGCGAATTAGTGTTTGAAAAACAAGCACTTGAAAACGAGTTTGTTAACTTAAAACTGGAAGAAACTACACTAAGCGATAACACCCGCATTGAAGCGATTTCGACGGTGAAACTAGGAATGAAACGTGTAGAGCCTGAACAAGAAGTGGTGATTTTAGAGTAA